Proteins encoded together in one Variovorax paradoxus window:
- a CDS encoding polymorphic toxin-type HINT domain-containing protein has product MNKNLHRIVFNAKRGLRMVVQETAKSTGKGTSKATTDAGGAIAAGAAALAPMVVGAALAGMLSASPAQAQIVGAPNVPANLRPTVMVAPNGVPLINIQTPSAAGVSRNVYQQFNVAPNGAILNNSRTNVQSQLGGFVQGNPYLATGPARIILNEVNGGSPSQLRGYIEVAGQRAEVVIANPAGISIDGVGFINASRATLTTGTPQFNAIGGLDSFLVRGGTVTIDGAGLDASKTDYAAILARAVEANAGIWANELKVVTGANTVSADHSQVTPTSGTGTAPTFALDVAALGGMYAGKITLIGTEAGLGVRNAGTIQAAPGATALMGAGQLVVTSAGRLENIGTLQATADANLAATGMANSGRVVSGGNLKITTQGDLANALNGTGGTLEGARLELASTAGDIDNRGGTIRQTSSTGLALSAPALSNTSGGVIGAEPVAAAPATPDAGTGGGTGTGTGTGGTTSPTTPTAGTGTDTGSGGTITPAPYVPPSPGAITAAGTIRNDGGKIYAGGPISLQSANINNNGGTLNVASMAVSQPTFDNHGGTLNVSNGFSANVDRFDNTGGTLNAGSLNITTTGDLVNIDGKLTSATDATLTVGGQADNTRGTISATGALTANVAGAVNNTGGTLATNQGLTLSTGSLDNTQGSVQSAQSSVQLAVRNQLANGGTGSINAATDLGIQAGSLTNGGTLRGANDVNVAVDGALINDGSITAGRNTTITAASVRSGSTSVLGAGIQSDGNLASAPGAQGSLSVTSTGALVANGTNLAAGDAALQGASVDISGKQTSAANIAIVATQGDVNTSDAVVTTPGTLSITAAGALSNVKGTLGSNGGTIVNAASLDNTSGAIAAVAGDLHVTTTGTTDNTSGSLLAAGGVVLANSLLTNTDGKVSGNRLAIDTNKGALDNTRGTLTAGSTVGVNSGALTNDAGLIQSGGAMTIDTHGGALVNTNAAGYANGQGGIVSADTVRIATGAADGYYGRVDNRAGFIGSKNSLVVDSGEFVNGNAGLVLGQSTLAIDTHGAAYDNRSGQTLAVDDLGISAGNLFNAGGLIRSTKTTTLSAGSLDNTATSGIDQGIEGQNVAITAVAVDNTLGTVRANANATLTSTGRIENGTGGLISAGDTLTLADPNAGTASAKALKIINAGTLLAGNTLIMDAASLASGGKLLSQGNMYLALTQDVAMASGSETIANRDLGITTSGNISNSGRIAAGKDLSLSATNIDNTATGDIQGTTTRLSASGTVTNRGVIDGVVTRVDAGTLDNVGTGRIYGDHVSIGAGTLNNLAETINGTTTAATIAARGRLDIGATTVSNRDGSLIFSDGDLAIGGSLDAAGRATGSATTLNNHAATIEATRNVDINTSVLNNTNGGATWTLEPGSSQHVVEYSLPGSSVRYAASEVLFSIGGFQQFPDTGWNGWAAVPATNPQGPGSNANMRLLIPSPEYPLEKFRAYYMRSPASSHDRTVQECTVGEDSTCTGVTVPGAWYLRTDPIWATFGVTPPAEEVPADFIGWRYPDVTVGQAGITSWDSSEPPHEVFTPFDHPVTQAEYDRWQAYRAAHKKLDEATLKFIYTMTGHTSLTDPSDYKPTRMSSIYDAYDYTVTSSTPVLQSSKPAKILAGGTMNIAVGSGVNDMSQILAGGALTVTGGTIQNVGLTVDAPTVQKGITLHSYINEHDFGSDERVYQLAPYNLTTNSTVTLAAARQQGNVAFAGSGAGTGTLTRGQTDTGAQGAGDVSAGARVNPIIQVPSAAGPSGTAGTAGTAPTVVRTTVPNATVPTASLFTTHPESSSRYLIETDPRFASYRNWLSSDYLLNNLGLDPNNTLKRLGDGFYEQRLIREQVAQLTGFRYLSGFESDEAQYTALMNAGATFAKQYGLRPGIALTDAQMAQLTSDIVWLVEQTATLPDGSTQRVLVPQVYVHVKAGDIDGSGALLSGRSVNMQFTGDITNDAGTIAGRNAVVLTGQNINNLGGRITGDDVSLTARNDLNVIGGIVDARSRLAAVAGRDINVVTTTRDSKSTAGALARSDASSGVDLSAVTLDRVAGLYVTNPGGSLVAAAGRDMNLVGAEVKSAGDAALVAGRDVNLDSVTTHRTEDIRWSSRNTRNEERSQETGSTVSGAGDVNISAGNNITGRAATLSAGQTLSLDAGDKLTLYAGENRATAETTHSTRKGLSHSSLDADSQQTTLARSTLAGKDIQLRSGGDMTLSAIEANAQTLDIEAGGRLNLLTQKTTSAASRTENDGDGAWVSAKGSGQADETSQYNLFNVQNLTIKANGGVTAQLGQNDSLAALGQQPGMAWVNQLASDPAFANSVEWQRVQEEHKKWAYSQTSLGPVAALVVSVVVGMVAGPVAAQAGTAASGAAAGAGMGATASAGVGAAVQAGVTALASRAAVSFVNNNGDIGKVLEELGSSEGVKSIATAMVTAGVLQGLSEVLPDNLANATNGSAKFTDQLQRQLIDGAASAVVRSAINGTSLEDELRSGLTDAILNTVAAQSADGIGGLKYYGDINGFTQNVLHAIAGCAVGAARADSSSGCGAGALGAVIGELTANAFGRDEYGNVRPGAVEMTQVLAAIGGAVAGLDAEGINIAAASSANAAINNALSNRGATKLMSDLRACSSGTNKSCDVEKLRKEMTLDAEKQTARIERDCGTGGSLNQCMGTSTTASHNLQRLTEAYFYADTPEKKALVNGLIDQQLTDMTKMYETLEKQHSAAGAGELLKAAIVGALPYAGIAVGSMVGTKLGGTTVAKAPTGGKPSGGATCSFRGDMQVKTRSGYTQIKDIRVGDNVYARNELDGAAGYKNVLAQYSNPYQETVYVTTKDKNGEVQVIVSNVIHPFFAQVPGTERGTVLPKASEGHDYRGPILRAQWVDAANLKAGYRLLGSSGSWLEVTQVQRTTEPLKAYNLTVADFHTYFVKGEEGQEGVWVHNTCAYTADQLPNARPIGTQNANGRQEYTAVVNEGTRYQETRVFYKGVDGKYYDSLKTFDGKMLGIDGAQTASKPMWKGEGKSRIDVENPNPGQRAGQIHYQDENNKKYYYDANKKIFYNEKSMDPAPKKVQAMLDDKSFVKGLNKALSVLGVLQD; this is encoded by the coding sequence ATGAATAAAAATTTGCACCGCATTGTGTTCAATGCGAAGCGCGGGCTCCGCATGGTCGTTCAAGAAACGGCCAAGAGCACGGGCAAAGGCACGTCCAAGGCCACCACCGATGCCGGCGGCGCAATTGCCGCAGGTGCGGCAGCCCTGGCGCCCATGGTCGTGGGCGCAGCGCTCGCGGGCATGCTCTCGGCCTCACCCGCCCAAGCCCAGATCGTCGGCGCGCCCAACGTTCCCGCCAACCTGCGCCCCACCGTGATGGTCGCGCCCAACGGCGTGCCGCTCATCAACATCCAGACGCCCAGCGCCGCGGGCGTCTCGCGCAACGTGTACCAGCAGTTCAACGTGGCGCCCAACGGCGCCATCCTGAACAACAGCCGCACCAACGTGCAGAGCCAGCTCGGTGGGTTCGTCCAAGGCAATCCGTATCTCGCGACCGGCCCCGCGCGCATCATCCTCAACGAAGTGAACGGCGGCAGCCCGAGCCAACTGCGCGGGTACATCGAAGTGGCGGGTCAGCGTGCCGAGGTGGTCATCGCCAATCCTGCAGGCATCAGCATCGATGGAGTCGGCTTCATCAATGCATCGCGCGCCACGCTGACCACGGGCACGCCGCAGTTCAATGCCATTGGCGGCCTCGACAGCTTTCTGGTGCGCGGCGGCACCGTCACCATCGACGGGGCCGGCTTGGACGCCAGCAAGACGGACTACGCCGCGATTCTTGCGCGTGCGGTCGAGGCCAACGCGGGCATCTGGGCCAACGAGCTGAAGGTGGTGACGGGTGCGAACACCGTCAGCGCCGACCACAGCCAGGTCACGCCCACCAGCGGCACCGGCACGGCGCCCACCTTTGCGCTGGACGTGGCCGCGCTCGGCGGCATGTACGCCGGCAAGATCACGCTCATCGGCACCGAGGCCGGGCTGGGCGTGCGCAATGCCGGCACGATCCAGGCTGCACCCGGCGCCACTGCGCTGATGGGTGCGGGCCAGCTGGTGGTGACCAGCGCCGGGCGCCTGGAGAACATCGGAACCCTCCAGGCCACCGCCGATGCGAACCTGGCGGCAACGGGCATGGCCAACAGCGGCCGCGTAGTCAGCGGCGGCAACCTCAAGATCACGACGCAGGGCGACCTGGCCAATGCATTGAACGGCACCGGCGGCACGCTCGAAGGCGCGCGGCTGGAGCTGGCCAGCACGGCGGGCGACATCGACAACCGCGGCGGCACCATCCGCCAGACCAGCAGCACCGGCTTGGCGCTGAGCGCGCCCGCTTTGAGCAACACCAGCGGCGGCGTCATCGGCGCGGAGCCCGTGGCGGCTGCGCCGGCCACGCCCGACGCCGGAACCGGCGGCGGCACGGGCACAGGAACTGGCACAGGCGGCACCACCAGCCCGACCACGCCGACCGCAGGCACCGGCACGGATACCGGCTCCGGCGGCACCATCACGCCCGCCCCGTACGTGCCGCCGTCGCCGGGTGCGATCACCGCCGCGGGCACGATCCGCAACGACGGCGGCAAGATCTACGCTGGCGGGCCCATCAGCCTGCAGAGCGCGAACATCAACAACAACGGCGGCACCTTGAACGTCGCCAGCATGGCCGTGAGCCAGCCGACGTTCGACAACCACGGCGGCACGCTGAACGTCAGCAACGGCTTCAGCGCCAATGTCGATCGCTTCGACAACACCGGCGGCACGCTGAACGCGGGCAGCCTGAACATCACCACGACCGGCGACCTGGTCAATATCGATGGCAAGCTGACCAGCGCCACCGACGCCACGCTCACGGTGGGCGGCCAGGCCGACAACACGCGCGGAACGATCTCGGCAACGGGCGCGCTGACGGCCAATGTGGCGGGCGCGGTGAACAACACCGGCGGCACTCTTGCTACCAACCAAGGCCTGACGCTCAGCACCGGCTCGCTGGATAACACGCAAGGCAGCGTCCAGTCGGCGCAGTCCAGCGTGCAACTGGCGGTCAGAAATCAACTGGCCAACGGCGGCACGGGCTCCATCAACGCGGCCACCGATCTGGGCATCCAGGCGGGTTCGCTCACGAATGGCGGCACGCTGCGCGGTGCCAACGATGTGAATGTCGCGGTCGACGGTGCGCTGATCAACGACGGCAGCATCACGGCAGGCCGCAATACGACCATCACGGCCGCGAGCGTGCGAAGCGGCAGCACCAGCGTGCTCGGCGCCGGCATCCAGAGCGACGGCAATCTCGCCAGCGCACCCGGTGCACAAGGCTCCCTGAGCGTGACCTCCACCGGTGCCCTCGTTGCCAACGGCACCAACCTCGCAGCGGGCGATGCTGCCCTGCAAGGCGCGAGCGTCGACATCTCCGGGAAACAGACCAGCGCCGCCAACATCGCCATCGTCGCGACGCAAGGGGACGTGAACACCAGCGACGCCGTGGTCACCACGCCCGGTACGTTGAGCATCACGGCCGCAGGAGCGCTGTCGAACGTCAAGGGCACGCTGGGCTCCAATGGCGGGACCATCGTCAACGCCGCGAGCCTCGACAACACATCCGGAGCGATTGCCGCTGTGGCGGGAGACCTTCACGTCACGACGACCGGCACGACCGACAACACGTCTGGCAGCCTGCTGGCTGCGGGCGGAGTCGTGCTTGCGAACAGCCTCTTAACGAACACCGACGGCAAGGTCAGCGGCAACCGCCTTGCCATCGACACGAACAAGGGCGCGTTGGACAACACACGCGGAACCCTGACTGCAGGCAGCACCGTCGGCGTGAACTCCGGTGCGCTCACCAACGACGCCGGACTGATTCAATCCGGCGGCGCAATGACCATCGACACGCATGGCGGAGCTTTGGTCAACACGAACGCTGCAGGATATGCAAACGGCCAAGGCGGCATCGTCAGCGCTGACACTGTACGCATTGCTACAGGTGCCGCAGACGGTTATTACGGCCGCGTGGACAATAGGGCCGGCTTCATCGGCTCAAAAAATTCCCTCGTCGTTGACAGCGGCGAGTTCGTCAACGGCAATGCCGGCTTGGTGCTGGGCCAATCTACGTTGGCCATCGACACCCACGGCGCCGCCTACGACAACCGGAGTGGGCAGACGCTGGCGGTCGATGACCTTGGCATCAGCGCCGGCAACCTCTTCAACGCGGGCGGTCTGATCCGCTCGACGAAGACGACCACGCTGAGCGCCGGAAGCCTCGACAACACAGCCACCTCGGGCATCGATCAGGGCATCGAAGGCCAGAACGTTGCGATCACGGCGGTCGCCGTCGACAACACGTTGGGGACGGTCCGCGCCAATGCGAACGCGACCTTGACCAGTACCGGGCGCATCGAGAACGGCACCGGCGGGCTGATCTCCGCAGGCGACACGCTGACCCTCGCCGATCCCAATGCGGGTACGGCGAGCGCGAAGGCCTTGAAGATAATCAATGCGGGCACCCTGCTGGCCGGCAATACGCTCATCATGGATGCGGCGTCGCTCGCCAGCGGCGGCAAGCTGCTCTCCCAAGGCAACATGTACCTTGCCTTGACGCAAGACGTCGCAATGGCTTCGGGCAGCGAGACCATCGCCAACCGGGACCTGGGCATCACCACCAGCGGCAACATTTCCAACAGCGGCCGGATCGCCGCAGGCAAGGATTTGTCGCTGTCGGCCACGAACATCGACAACACCGCCACTGGCGACATTCAGGGCACCACCACCCGTTTGAGCGCCAGCGGCACTGTGACCAACCGCGGAGTGATCGATGGCGTGGTGACGCGCGTTGACGCAGGGACTCTCGACAACGTGGGCACCGGCCGCATTTATGGCGACCATGTTTCCATCGGTGCCGGTACGCTCAACAATCTCGCCGAAACCATCAACGGCACCACCACCGCTGCGACGATTGCCGCGCGTGGGCGCCTGGACATCGGCGCCACCACCGTCAGCAACCGCGATGGTTCACTGATCTTCAGCGACGGCGACCTCGCTATCGGCGGCAGCCTCGACGCCGCAGGCCGTGCCACGGGATCGGCCACCACCCTGAACAACCACGCCGCAACCATTGAGGCGACTCGCAACGTCGACATCAACACGAGCGTGCTGAACAACACCAATGGCGGCGCGACCTGGACCCTGGAGCCCGGCTCGAGCCAGCACGTCGTCGAATATTCGCTCCCCGGCAGCAGCGTGCGCTATGCGGCGAGCGAGGTGCTCTTCAGCATCGGTGGCTTCCAGCAGTTCCCCGACACCGGCTGGAACGGCTGGGCCGCCGTACCCGCCACCAACCCACAAGGGCCCGGCAGCAACGCCAACATGCGTCTGCTGATCCCGTCGCCCGAGTATCCCCTCGAGAAGTTCCGTGCTTACTACATGCGAAGCCCGGCCAGCAGCCATGACCGGACGGTCCAAGAGTGCACGGTCGGGGAAGACAGCACCTGCACCGGAGTGACCGTCCCTGGCGCTTGGTACTTGCGCACCGATCCGATCTGGGCGACCTTCGGCGTGACGCCGCCCGCGGAGGAGGTGCCCGCGGACTTCATCGGCTGGCGCTACCCCGACGTCACGGTGGGACAGGCAGGCATCACAAGCTGGGACAGCAGCGAGCCTCCGCACGAAGTGTTTACGCCTTTCGACCATCCGGTCACGCAGGCCGAGTACGACCGGTGGCAGGCCTATCGCGCGGCACACAAGAAGCTGGATGAAGCCACGCTGAAATTCATCTACACCATGACGGGGCACACGTCGCTCACAGATCCCAGCGACTACAAGCCCACGCGCATGTCGTCCATCTACGACGCGTACGACTACACCGTGACCTCGTCCACGCCGGTGCTCCAAAGTTCCAAGCCGGCGAAGATCCTCGCGGGCGGCACGATGAACATCGCCGTGGGCAGCGGCGTCAACGACATGAGCCAGATCCTCGCCGGTGGCGCACTGACGGTCACCGGCGGCACGATCCAGAACGTCGGCCTGACGGTCGATGCGCCCACCGTGCAGAAAGGGATCACGCTCCACAGCTACATCAACGAGCACGACTTCGGGAGCGACGAGCGGGTCTACCAGCTAGCGCCGTACAACCTCACGACCAACTCCACCGTCACGCTCGCAGCGGCACGCCAGCAAGGCAATGTGGCGTTCGCGGGCAGTGGAGCCGGCACCGGCACGCTGACGCGAGGCCAGACCGATACCGGCGCCCAAGGCGCGGGCGACGTATCTGCCGGCGCGCGTGTCAATCCGATCATCCAGGTTCCCTCGGCCGCAGGGCCGAGCGGAACCGCAGGTACTGCTGGAACCGCACCCACCGTCGTTCGCACCACTGTGCCCAACGCCACGGTACCGACCGCCAGCCTGTTCACCACGCATCCTGAATCGTCCAGCCGCTATCTGATCGAGACGGACCCACGCTTTGCCAGCTACCGCAACTGGCTGTCCAGCGACTATCTGCTGAACAACCTCGGCCTGGACCCCAACAACACGCTCAAACGCCTGGGTGACGGTTTCTACGAGCAGCGGCTGATCCGTGAACAGGTGGCGCAGTTGACCGGCTTCCGCTACCTGAGTGGCTTCGAGAGCGACGAAGCGCAGTACACGGCGCTGATGAACGCCGGGGCAACGTTCGCCAAGCAGTACGGCTTGCGCCCGGGAATCGCCCTGACAGACGCGCAAATGGCGCAGCTCACCAGCGACATCGTCTGGCTGGTCGAGCAGACCGCCACCTTGCCAGACGGCAGCACCCAACGCGTGTTGGTACCCCAGGTCTACGTGCATGTGAAGGCAGGCGACATCGACGGCTCGGGCGCGCTGCTGTCGGGCCGCAGCGTGAACATGCAGTTCACAGGAGACATCACGAACGACGCCGGCACCATTGCCGGACGCAACGCCGTGGTTCTTACAGGCCAGAACATCAACAATCTGGGCGGCCGGATCACCGGCGATGACGTCAGCCTCACGGCCAGGAACGACCTCAACGTTATCGGTGGCATCGTCGATGCTCGCAGCCGCCTGGCCGCGGTGGCCGGACGCGATATCAATGTGGTGACCACCACACGCGACTCTAAAAGCACCGCCGGTGCGCTCGCGCGTTCCGATGCCTCGAGCGGCGTGGACCTATCCGCCGTCACGCTGGACCGGGTCGCCGGCCTGTATGTGACCAACCCGGGGGGCAGCCTGGTGGCCGCGGCGGGGCGCGACATGAACCTGGTCGGCGCCGAAGTGAAGAGCGCAGGCGATGCGGCCCTTGTTGCCGGGCGTGACGTGAACCTCGACAGCGTCACAACCCACCGTACCGAAGACATCCGCTGGAGCAGCAGAAACACGCGCAATGAGGAGCGCAGTCAGGAAACCGGCAGCACGGTCAGCGGCGCGGGTGATGTGAACATCTCCGCCGGAAACAACATTACCGGGCGTGCTGCCACGCTGAGTGCGGGTCAAACCCTGAGCCTCGATGCGGGCGACAAGCTGACCTTGTACGCGGGTGAGAATCGGGCGACTGCCGAAACCACCCATTCCACCCGGAAGGGGCTGAGCCATTCCAGCCTAGATGCCGACAGCCAGCAGACCACCTTGGCACGCAGCACGCTTGCTGGGAAAGACATCCAGCTGCGAAGTGGCGGCGACATGACGCTCAGCGCCATCGAAGCCAATGCCCAGACCCTCGACATCGAGGCTGGCGGCAGGCTCAACCTGCTCACGCAGAAGACGACGAGCGCGGCCAGTCGCACGGAGAACGACGGCGACGGGGCCTGGGTCTCGGCCAAGGGGAGTGGCCAGGCTGACGAAACCAGCCAATACAACCTGTTCAATGTCCAGAACCTGACCATCAAGGCCAACGGAGGGGTGACTGCGCAGCTGGGACAGAACGACAGCCTCGCTGCTTTGGGCCAGCAGCCCGGCATGGCTTGGGTGAATCAACTTGCGTCCGACCCAGCCTTCGCCAACAGCGTCGAATGGCAGCGCGTGCAGGAAGAGCACAAGAAGTGGGCTTACAGCCAGACCAGCCTGGGGCCGGTGGCGGCCCTTGTCGTCAGTGTAGTGGTCGGTATGGTGGCCGGGCCTGTGGCTGCCCAGGCCGGGACTGCTGCCAGCGGTGCTGCGGCTGGAGCAGGCATGGGCGCGACCGCGTCTGCAGGTGTGGGCGCCGCAGTGCAAGCCGGCGTCACCGCCCTGGCCAGCCGGGCCGCGGTGAGCTTCGTCAACAACAACGGTGACATCGGCAAGGTGCTCGAGGAGTTGGGCAGCAGCGAGGGTGTAAAGAGCATCGCCACGGCAATGGTCACCGCGGGCGTGCTTCAGGGGCTGAGCGAGGTCTTGCCAGACAACCTTGCTAACGCGACCAACGGCTCGGCGAAGTTCACGGATCAGTTGCAGCGCCAACTTATTGACGGCGCGGCTAGCGCGGTGGTGCGCAGTGCTATCAATGGAACCAGCCTGGAAGACGAACTGCGTTCGGGGTTGACGGATGCGATTTTGAATACGGTTGCAGCCCAAAGCGCGGATGGCATTGGAGGGTTGAAGTACTACGGGGACATCAACGGCTTCACGCAGAACGTCCTTCACGCCATTGCAGGGTGCGCCGTCGGCGCCGCGCGTGCAGACAGTTCGAGCGGCTGCGGTGCAGGGGCGCTGGGTGCAGTCATCGGTGAACTCACGGCCAACGCGTTCGGACGTGATGAATACGGCAATGTCAGGCCGGGGGCAGTCGAGATGACCCAAGTGCTCGCCGCTATCGGAGGCGCGGTAGCCGGGCTCGATGCCGAGGGCATCAACATCGCTGCAGCCTCAAGTGCCAATGCGGCTATCAACAATGCCTTGAGCAACCGCGGTGCGACCAAATTGATGAGCGACCTGCGTGCGTGTTCCAGCGGGACTAACAAGAGTTGCGATGTCGAGAAGTTGCGGAAGGAGATGACGCTAGACGCCGAAAAGCAGACAGCGCGCATTGAACGCGATTGCGGCACTGGAGGCAGCTTGAACCAATGCATGGGAACGTCCACTACAGCGAGTCACAACTTGCAGAGGCTCACGGAAGCCTACTTCTATGCGGACACGCCAGAGAAAAAGGCGCTGGTGAACGGTCTGATCGACCAGCAACTCACGGACATGACCAAGATGTACGAGACGTTGGAGAAACAGCATTCCGCAGCAGGTGCGGGCGAGCTGTTGAAGGCAGCGATCGTCGGTGCACTGCCATACGCTGGTATTGCTGTCGGCAGCATGGTAGGCACCAAGCTGGGAGGCACCACCGTGGCCAAGGCCCCCACCGGGGGGAAACCCTCCGGAGGTGCCACCTGCTCCTTCAGGGGTGACATGCAAGTCAAGACCCGTTCTGGCTACACCCAAATCAAGGACATTCGTGTCGGTGACAACGTCTACGCGCGCAATGAGCTCGACGGAGCCGCGGGCTATAAGAACGTGCTGGCGCAGTACAGCAATCCGTACCAAGAAACAGTCTATGTGACCACCAAAGACAAGAATGGAGAAGTGCAGGTCATCGTTTCCAATGTCATTCATCCGTTCTTTGCGCAGGTGCCGGGCACTGAGAGGGGAACGGTGCTGCCTAAGGCATCCGAAGGTCACGATTACCGGGGGCCAATCCTTCGTGCGCAATGGGTAGATGCAGCCAATTTGAAGGCGGGCTATCGCTTGCTGGGCAGCAGCGGCAGTTGGCTGGAAGTTACCCAAGTTCAACGCACAACGGAGCCGTTGAAGGCCTATAACCTGACGGTGGCGGACTTCCATACCTACTTCGTCAAGGGCGAGGAGGGGCAGGAGGGGGTTTGGGTTCACAACACATGTGCATACACGGCTGATCAGCTTCCCAACGCCCGACCGATCGGCACTCAGAATGCAAACGGGCGACAGGAATATACAGCTGTCGTCAACGAGGGGACAAGATACCAAGAAACAAGAGTTTTCTACAAAGGGGTCGATGGAAAGTACTACGACTCCTTGAAAACGTTTGATGGAAAAATGTTGGGGATAGATGGAGCCCAAACAGCCAGCAAACCCATGTGGAAAGGTGAGGGAAAATCAAGAATTGATGTGGAAAATCCAAATCCCGGGCAGCGGGCAGGACAAATTCATTATCAAGACGAAAATAATAAAAAATACTACTACGATGCAAACAAAAAGATTTTTTACAACGAAAAGTCGATGGATCCGGCGCCCAAGAAGGTGCAGGCAATGCTCGATGACAAGAGCTTCGTTAAGGGCTTAAATAAAGCGCTGAGCGTTTTGGGCGTACTGCAAGATTGA
- a CDS encoding ShlB/FhaC/HecB family hemolysin secretion/activation protein, with protein MCPFPLLAGAQQLPTTPQSFVEQQRQQERERALREQNERTVDQRLQAAPPAPVARIPETEALCFRIDRVLLVGEQAEAFQWAVSDLSGPEGNDSPLGRCLGTTGVNVVLARAQQAAIARGFVTTRVLAAPQDLSTGTLTLSLVPGRIAAIRLTPDSSATLLGSGALLGSAIPARPGDLLNLRDIEQGLENLKRAPTAEADIQIEPSTAPNARPGDSDLVVKYVQAKKWRVALSLDDSGTKVTGRYQAGATVSMDNPFGLNDLFYLSANHSINSHFLSEPSYGTEGQTVHYSVPYGYWMLGFTASNSQYHQSVAGLNQDYVYAGKTNNAEVKLSRLLYRDQSRKTTLALKGFRRESRNFVDDTEVDVQHRVVGGWELGLNHKEFIGEATLEGTLAFKHGTGGFGSIAAPEEEFGEGTSRMKLYTAEVSLNAPFKLGAQKLRYSGLIRAQWNRTPLTPQDRFSIGGRYTVRGFDGETSLMGERGWLIRNDVGWAMGQSGAELYVGADYGHVGGRSTVDLLGRSLAGAVIGVRGQWSKLSYDFFMGAPISKPEGYRTARTTFGFNLNASF; from the coding sequence ATGTGCCCTTTCCCTTTGTTAGCCGGGGCTCAACAACTACCGACAACCCCCCAATCCTTCGTCGAACAGCAACGCCAGCAGGAACGCGAACGCGCCCTGCGCGAGCAGAACGAGCGCACGGTCGACCAGCGCCTGCAGGCCGCGCCGCCTGCACCGGTGGCACGCATCCCCGAGACCGAAGCCTTGTGCTTCCGGATCGACCGCGTGCTCTTGGTCGGCGAGCAGGCCGAGGCCTTCCAGTGGGCGGTTTCCGATCTGTCGGGCCCTGAAGGCAACGATTCCCCCCTCGGCCGATGCCTGGGCACCACCGGCGTCAACGTCGTGCTCGCACGCGCCCAGCAGGCGGCGATCGCGCGCGGCTTCGTCACCACCCGGGTGCTGGCCGCGCCGCAGGATCTGTCCACCGGCACCCTGACCCTGTCGCTGGTGCCCGGGCGCATCGCGGCCATCCGCCTGACGCCGGATTCTTCGGCCACGCTGCTGGGCAGCGGCGCCTTGCTGGGTTCGGCCATCCCCGCACGCCCCGGTGATCTCCTGAACCTGCGCGACATCGAGCAGGGGCTGGAGAACCTCAAGCGCGCCCCCACGGCCGAGGCCGACATCCAGATCGAGCCCTCGACCGCACCCAACGCCAGGCCCGGCGACAGCGACCTGGTGGTCAAGTACGTGCAGGCCAAGAAGTGGCGCGTGGCCTTGAGCCTGGACGACAGCGGCACCAAGGTCACGGGCCGCTACCAGGCCGGTGCCACGGTGTCGATGGACAACCCGTTCGGGCTGAACGATCTGTTCTACCTGAGCGCCAACCACAGCATCAACAGCCACTTTCTCTCGGAGCCGAGCTATGGCACCGAAGGCCAGACGGTGCACTACTCGGTGCCGTACGGCTACTGGATGCTGGGGTTCACGGCCTCGAACAGCCAGTACCACCAGAGCGTGGCCGGGCTGAACCAGGACTATGTGTATGCAGGCAAGACCAACAACGCCGAGGTCAAGCTCTCGCGCCTGCTGTACCGCGACCAGAGCCGCAAGACCACGCTGGCGCTCAAGGGGTTCCGCAGGGAATCGCGCAACTTCGTGGACGACACCGAGGTCGATGTGCAGCACCGGGTGGTGGGCGGCTGGGAGCTGGGCCTGAACCACAAGGAGTTCATCGGCGAGGCCACGCTGGAGGGCACGCTGGCGTTCAAGCACGGCACGGGCGGCTTCGGTTCCATTGCGGCGCCGGAAGAAGAATTTGGTGAAGGCACCTCGCGCATGAAGCTGTACACGGCCGAGGTGAGCCTGAATGCGCCGTTCAAGCTGGGTGCGCAGAAGCTGCGCTATTCGGGGCTGATTCGCGCGCAGTGGAACCGCACGCCGTTGACGCCGCAGGACCGGTTTTCGATTGGCGGGCGCTACACGGTGCGCGGCTTCGACGGCGAGACGAGCCTGATGGGGGAGCGGGGCTGGCTGATTCGCAACGATGTTGGGTGGGCCATGGGACAGAGCGGGGCGGAACTGTACGTCGGCGCCGACTACGGGCATGTGGGCGGGCGCTCGACGGTGGATCTGCTCGGCCGCAGCCTGGCGGGTGCCGTCATTGGCGTGCGGGGGCAGTGGAGCAAGCTGAGCTATGACTTCTTCATGGGCGCGCCGATCAGCAAGCCCGAGGGGTATCGCACGGCCAGGACCACCTTTGGGTTCAATCTCAACGCGAGCTTTTGA